The genomic region TTCGGTAATTTCCAAACAGCAGATTGAAGATAAAGCCTATCGCGACGTTACCGATGCGCTGAAAGATATTCCCGGCGTCGTGGTGACAGGCGGTGGCAGTAGCAGCGACATCAGCATTCGCGGGATGGCGTCGCAGTACACCCTTTTCCTTGTCAACGGCAAGCGCATCAGTACACGTGGTACGCGTCCGAACAGCGATAATGCCGGGATCGAACAAGGCTGGCTGCCGCCGCTGGAGTCTATCGAGCGCATTGAAGTTATCCGTGGCCCAATGTCATCGCTTTACGGCTCCGACGCTATGGGCGGCGTGATTAACGTGATCACAAAAAAGGTGTCCAATACCCAGGGCTGGAGTGGTTCACTTCATGGCGACGCCACTTTCCAGGAGAACCGCGATTCCGGCGACTTATACCAGACTAACGCCGTTGCCTCTGGCCCGCTGATTGACGGTCTGCTGGGCGCAAAAGTGACCGGGCTGTTCTCACGCCGGGCAGAAGACCAGATCGTCAATGGCTACAACGAGCAGCGGTTGCGTAACGGTGGCCTGACGCTGAACTTTACGCCAGATGAGAAAAATGATTTTGACGTTGATTTTGCGCGCGAATTACAGGATCGCGACAGTACGCCGGGGAAATCGATGGCGGAAGAAACCTGTCGTAACGGGAAATGCACGCCGAACAGTAAAAGCGAAAACCGCTACGAGCATACAACCTACTCGCTGACCCACAGCGGTTACTATGACGACTTCAATAGCACCAGCTACGTTCAGCAGGAAGAGACCAATAACCCTGGCCGCGAGATGAAGTCTTATAACACCATCTTCAATAACCAGAACCAGATCTTCCTCGGCGCACATACCCTGACGCTGGGTGGACAATATCGCTACGAGAAGCTCACCGATAACGGTAACCAGCTGGAAGCGGCTGACGGTCTGAACAAGCTGACTCGCTGGAGCTGGGCGCTGTTTGCTGAAGATGAATGGGCAATGACCGACAGCTTTACCCTGACCGGCGGTATTCGTATGGATAAAGACGAGAACTACGGCGACAACTGGACCCCGCGCGGCTACGGCGTGTGGCATCTGAGCGAACAATGGACGTTAAAAGGCGGTGTCTCTGCGGGCTACCGCGCGCCGGACCTGCGTCAGTCCTCAGCCAGTTGGGGCCAGGTGACCGGAGGCGGTCGTCTGAACGGGATCATCGTCGGTAACCCGGATCTAAAACCGGAAAAAAGCCTGAGCGAAGAGCTTGCGCTGCTGTGGGATAACGGTGATAACCTCAACGCAGGCGTGACGCTTTTCAATACCGACTTCAAAGACAAGATCACCGAAGTACGCCGTTGTAATAGCAGCGCCGATCCTGCCTGCACCATCGGCAGCACCAGCTATGATTTTGTCAGTGACCGTGTCAACGTCGATGAAGCCAATATGCGCGGCGTAGAATCCACCTTCGGCTGGAAGATCACCTCCGATCTCAACTGGACGGCGAATTACACCTACACTGAATCTGAACAAAAAAGCGGTCAGTTCTCCGGCAAGCCGTTGAACAAAATGCCGAAACATATGTTCAACACCACTCTCGACTGGCAGGCCACGGAAGATGTGGGCTTCTGGAGTCGTCTGAACTTCAGGGGCAAAACGACTGAATACCTGAGCCGCACCTCAATGTCTCAGGGAACCCCTTCTTATACTCAAGTGGATCTTGGTTTGCGTTACAACGCCTCAAAAGATCTGCTGCTGACAGCCGGAGTCTATAACGCCCTGGATAAGCAGATTGATTACGATACCTACGACACCATCCTGGATGGCCGTCGCTATACGG from Citrobacter sp. RHB25-C09 harbors:
- a CDS encoding ligand-gated channel protein, which gives rise to MTIPHAKAVAVAVCAACLPSHVFAADQDTVVVTATGFEQKIQNAPASISVISKQQIEDKAYRDVTDALKDIPGVVVTGGGSSSDISIRGMASQYTLFLVNGKRISTRGTRPNSDNAGIEQGWLPPLESIERIEVIRGPMSSLYGSDAMGGVINVITKKVSNTQGWSGSLHGDATFQENRDSGDLYQTNAVASGPLIDGLLGAKVTGLFSRRAEDQIVNGYNEQRLRNGGLTLNFTPDEKNDFDVDFARELQDRDSTPGKSMAEETCRNGKCTPNSKSENRYEHTTYSLTHSGYYDDFNSTSYVQQEETNNPGREMKSYNTIFNNQNQIFLGAHTLTLGGQYRYEKLTDNGNQLEAADGLNKLTRWSWALFAEDEWAMTDSFTLTGGIRMDKDENYGDNWTPRGYGVWHLSEQWTLKGGVSAGYRAPDLRQSSASWGQVTGGGRLNGIIVGNPDLKPEKSLSEELALLWDNGDNLNAGVTLFNTDFKDKITEVRRCNSSADPACTIGSTSYDFVSDRVNVDEANMRGVESTFGWKITSDLNWTANYTYTESEQKSGQFSGKPLNKMPKHMFNTTLDWQATEDVGFWSRLNFRGKTTEYLSRTSMSQGTPSYTQVDLGLRYNASKDLLLTAGVYNALDKQIDYDTYDTILDGRRYTVGMTYSF